A single region of the Plantactinospora soyae genome encodes:
- a CDS encoding ankyrin repeat domain-containing protein: protein MPTVPLPADPNLEQLRHQARTLQRAVRAGEPAALARIAEHHPAGVPAEAARAGFPRHAAQLVIAREYGFTGWPRLKRHLDVVTRYRRDPDPLVPSGGTPLVPSGAVAAEFCRSACLNYDDDGPRRWAEARRLLAERPDLTAGNIWAAAAAAEPAAVARLLAGAPELAGRDGPPYGWPPLCYLSYSRLDPEMPAEPVLATARLLLDAGADPNAGFLWHGLPTPFTVLTGVFGEGEQGSGRQPRHPHSLALARLLLAAGADPNDGQALYNRMFGPDDDHLVLLFEFGLGSGDGGPWRRRLGPMADPPAALLRRQLEWAVAHGFADRVRLLLRHGVDVRAPLSDGRTPVEVAAAQGHAEVVEVLAGFGVPAPVLRGVDALVAAVLAGERRRVATLLAGDSELLAAAVARHPTLILRAGATGRPEAVELAAELGFDPDATVDGATALHWAAWRGDLEVARRLVRAGADLDRRDDRYHGTPQDWAGHAHRDALVDYLIVQSGARSGSVPDANSPEISD from the coding sequence GTGCCGACCGTGCCGCTGCCCGCAGATCCGAACCTCGAACAACTGCGCCACCAGGCCCGTACCCTGCAACGGGCGGTACGCGCCGGCGAACCCGCCGCGCTGGCCCGGATCGCCGAGCACCACCCGGCGGGCGTACCGGCCGAGGCGGCCCGGGCCGGCTTCCCGCGCCACGCCGCCCAACTCGTGATCGCCCGGGAGTACGGCTTCACCGGCTGGCCCCGGCTCAAGCGGCACCTGGACGTGGTCACTCGCTACCGTCGGGACCCCGACCCGCTCGTCCCGTCCGGTGGCACACCGCTCGTCCCGTCCGGTGCGGTGGCGGCCGAGTTCTGCCGGTCGGCGTGTCTCAACTACGACGACGACGGGCCACGGCGGTGGGCCGAGGCGCGCCGGCTGCTTGCCGAGCGACCCGACCTGACCGCCGGGAACATCTGGGCCGCGGCCGCCGCGGCCGAGCCCGCCGCGGTCGCCCGGTTGCTGGCCGGCGCACCGGAACTGGCCGGGCGGGACGGACCGCCGTACGGCTGGCCCCCGCTGTGCTATCTGAGCTACTCGCGGCTGGACCCGGAGATGCCGGCCGAACCGGTACTGGCGACCGCCCGCCTGCTGCTCGACGCGGGTGCCGATCCGAACGCCGGCTTTCTCTGGCACGGCCTGCCGACGCCGTTCACGGTGCTGACCGGAGTCTTCGGCGAGGGAGAGCAGGGGTCGGGCCGGCAGCCCCGGCATCCGCACTCGCTCGCCCTGGCCCGGCTGCTGCTGGCCGCCGGTGCCGACCCGAACGACGGACAGGCCCTGTACAACCGGATGTTCGGCCCGGACGACGACCACCTGGTGCTGCTCTTCGAGTTCGGCCTCGGCTCGGGGGACGGCGGTCCGTGGCGACGCCGGCTCGGCCCGATGGCCGATCCGCCCGCCGCGCTGCTGCGCCGCCAGCTCGAATGGGCGGTGGCGCACGGCTTCGCCGACCGGGTACGGCTGCTGCTCCGGCACGGCGTCGACGTACGGGCGCCGCTGTCCGACGGGCGTACCCCGGTCGAGGTGGCGGCGGCGCAGGGGCACGCCGAGGTGGTCGAGGTGCTGGCCGGCTTCGGCGTACCCGCTCCGGTACTGCGTGGGGTCGACGCCCTGGTGGCCGCCGTCCTGGCCGGCGAGCGTCGCCGGGTCGCCACGCTGCTGGCCGGCGACTCCGAACTGCTGGCCGCCGCCGTCGCCCGGCATCCCACGCTGATCCTCCGGGCCGGCGCCACCGGCCGGCCGGAGGCGGTCGAGTTGGCGGCCGAACTCGGCTTCGATCCGGACGCCACGGTGGACGGGGCGACCGCGCTGCACTGGGCGGCCTGGCGTGGGGATCTCGAGGTGGCCCGCCGGCTGGTACGCGCGGGAGCCGACCTGGACCGCCGCGACGACCGCTACCACGGCACCCCGCAGGACTGGGCCGGACACGCTCACCGGGACGCACTGGTCGACTACCTGATCGTCCAATCGGGAGCCCGGTCCGGCTCGGTACCCGATGCGAATAGTCCGGAAATATCCGACTGA
- a CDS encoding sensor histidine kinase — MTFESDTWSEAGSLRHDALFYRDDDDYVTSIRSFVEAGLAADEPVLIAVPGPRLDLLRTTLGASTDLRFVDMARDGRNPAWIIPGVLHAFVAENTRARVRIVGEPIWPGRSATAYPRCVQHEALINIALAKWPVSILCPYDSVRLDVDTIADAASTHPYLIRGGDRQPSAGYGHPERVVDALNLPFPAPEPSAPTLFFDASGLAEMRAMVADLARQAGLAAERVEDLRVAANEIATNAVVHSGRPAVARVWLDEEGVVCEITGSSVLTDRLAGRIPPSPISDSGRGLLLVNYLCDLVQVHTDDTSTAVRLHMYR, encoded by the coding sequence ATGACATTCGAGTCGGACACGTGGTCGGAAGCGGGATCGCTACGTCACGACGCACTCTTCTACCGGGACGACGACGACTACGTCACCAGCATCCGGTCGTTCGTCGAGGCGGGACTCGCCGCCGACGAGCCGGTCCTGATCGCGGTGCCCGGTCCCCGGCTGGACCTGCTCCGGACGACCCTCGGCGCCAGCACCGACCTGCGGTTCGTCGACATGGCCCGGGACGGGCGCAACCCGGCGTGGATCATCCCCGGCGTTCTGCACGCCTTCGTCGCCGAGAACACCCGGGCCCGGGTACGCATCGTCGGGGAGCCGATCTGGCCGGGCCGGTCGGCGACCGCCTACCCCCGGTGCGTACAGCACGAAGCCCTGATCAACATCGCCCTCGCCAAGTGGCCGGTCAGCATCCTCTGCCCGTACGACTCGGTACGGCTGGACGTCGACACCATCGCCGACGCGGCGAGCACCCACCCGTACCTGATCAGAGGCGGCGACCGGCAGCCCAGCGCCGGCTACGGCCATCCCGAGCGCGTCGTCGACGCCCTGAACCTGCCCTTTCCCGCGCCGGAGCCATCCGCGCCGACGCTGTTCTTCGACGCCTCGGGACTGGCCGAGATGCGGGCGATGGTCGCCGACCTGGCCCGTCAGGCCGGCCTCGCCGCCGAGCGGGTCGAGGACCTGCGGGTCGCGGCGAACGAGATCGCCACGAACGCCGTCGTGCACTCGGGTCGCCCGGCCGTGGCGCGGGTCTGGCTCGACGAGGAGGGCGTGGTCTGCGAGATCACCGGCTCCAGTGTGCTCACCGACCGGCTCGCCGGCCGGATCCCGCCCTCGCCGATCAGCGACAGCGGCCGGGGCCTGCTCCTGGTGAACTACCTCTGCGACCTGGTCCAGGTGCACACCGACGACACGTCCACCGCCGTCCGGCTGCACATGTACCGGTGA
- a CDS encoding cation:proton antiporter, which translates to MDLSAVSYALIGFGALLAGILPRVLERRPLSMPIAFLGLGMVVFLLPLGLPAPDPRSHAGIATQLTEIGVIVALMGAGLKIDRPLGRRSWSSAWRLLAIAMPLCIAAVAVLGWWWMSLAPAAALLLAAALAPTDPVLAADVQVGEPTDVEDSEDEVRFALTAEAGLNDGLAFPFVYAAIAIATMGLAPGDWLAEWLTVDVGYRTLVGVAGGLLVGWLLGKLFFRARSEQLRLARHSEGFLALAATFLSFGLVELIGGYGFIAVFVTARAIRAAERSNEYHQVLHNFAEQVERLLTVLLLLLLGGAVVTGLLAPLTWPAVAVALALVFVVRPLTGWLSLLGTPGRPAERWVIALFGIRGVGTFYYLAYATTHAYFPGTDLLWATAGLAVIISVVVHGVAATPVMQLLDGKAVGGGADDSAGARVPRARRAPAAARE; encoded by the coding sequence GTGGATCTCTCCGCTGTCTCGTATGCGTTGATCGGGTTCGGCGCGCTGCTCGCCGGCATCCTGCCCCGGGTGCTGGAGCGTCGGCCGCTCTCCATGCCGATCGCCTTCCTCGGCCTCGGCATGGTCGTGTTCCTGCTGCCGCTCGGACTGCCGGCACCGGATCCACGCAGTCACGCCGGCATAGCCACCCAGCTCACCGAGATCGGGGTGATCGTGGCGCTGATGGGCGCCGGACTGAAGATCGACCGCCCGCTCGGCCGGCGCAGCTGGTCCTCGGCCTGGCGGCTGCTGGCCATCGCCATGCCGCTCTGCATCGCGGCGGTGGCGGTACTGGGCTGGTGGTGGATGAGTCTGGCGCCGGCCGCCGCACTGCTGCTGGCCGCCGCGCTGGCGCCGACCGATCCGGTGCTCGCCGCCGACGTGCAGGTCGGCGAGCCGACCGACGTCGAGGACTCCGAGGACGAGGTCCGGTTCGCCCTGACCGCCGAGGCCGGACTCAACGACGGGCTCGCCTTCCCCTTCGTCTACGCCGCCATCGCCATTGCCACGATGGGCCTGGCGCCCGGGGACTGGCTGGCCGAGTGGCTGACCGTCGACGTCGGCTACCGGACCCTGGTCGGGGTGGCCGGCGGGCTGCTGGTCGGATGGCTGCTCGGCAAGCTGTTCTTCCGGGCCCGGTCGGAGCAACTGCGGCTGGCCCGGCACTCGGAGGGTTTCCTCGCGCTGGCCGCCACCTTCCTGTCGTTCGGCCTGGTCGAGCTGATCGGCGGGTACGGCTTCATCGCGGTCTTCGTGACGGCTCGGGCGATCCGGGCGGCGGAGCGGTCGAACGAGTACCACCAGGTGCTGCACAACTTCGCCGAGCAGGTCGAACGGCTGCTCACCGTCCTGTTGCTGCTGCTCCTGGGGGGCGCGGTGGTCACCGGGCTGCTGGCCCCGCTGACCTGGCCGGCGGTCGCGGTGGCCCTGGCGCTGGTCTTCGTCGTACGGCCGCTGACCGGCTGGCTGTCGCTGCTCGGCACCCCGGGCCGGCCCGCCGAACGTTGGGTGATCGCCCTGTTCGGCATCCGTGGCGTCGGTACGTTCTACTACCTGGCGTACGCCACCACGCACGCCTACTTCCCCGGAACCGACCTGCTGTGGGCGACGGCCGGTCTGGCGGTGATCATTTCCGTGGTCGTACACGGGGTGGCGGCGACCCCGGTGATGCAGCTCCTCGACGGGAAGGCCGTGGGCGGCGGCGCCGACGACTCCGCCGGGGCGCGGGTGCCGAGAGCCCGCCGCGCACCCGCCGCGGCCCGGGAGTGA